A stretch of DNA from Rhizoctonia solani chromosome 9, complete sequence:
TACCATGATCACATCAACATATTGCTGGTTAACTAGTGGTGAGCTAGCGATGCAATAAAACTAATTAATCACATACTCCTTTTAGTGTCGTAAACTTGAGATGCGAATCAATTGCATTTCCCTGGTTGTAATCAAACAACACGGGGGTAGCCGAGTCTGGTAGCTCCTATTTCGGTGATCTCCTATTAATAAAACTTGACCGAGCTATGAGATAGCTACATACCGTCCAAGTCTTATTGTTCAAGAACCACCCGAGCTCTGATGTACGCTCGGCATCCAGGCGAATAGTCACAATCTGTCTTAATATGAGAAGATGTCCCAGAGGCCTTGGGTTACGAACCTGATCAGGAGAAGGCTTTGGCGGGGGGTTTGCAGGGAATGGCTTGATGTCGATGGGGTTAAGCTCACGAGCTGACCCGATAGCTTGGCCCGCATAGTCGATGTAAGGGTTCTTCGGGTGAGGAGTCGTGTAAACAGTGCGCTTGACTCTAGTTGGTGTCTCAGTCCGAAGCATATCGCGCTTGACAGGAGCTTTGGCATTATATTGTAATACCTGTGGATTATGATTAAGCGTTATAGACAGCATGACTTCGATTCTTAGAACATACCGCATATCCACTAAGACGCTGAGGCAAGACAGAAGCAGCAACCCGAACAGTATAATCCTTCAGCGGTTTATCAAGCTTTTAAAAGGCAATGAGTTTGAGTACTATAATAAACTGAAGAAGTACCTTGATGAAAAACTGGAATCGCTCTCCGATGGGAATACCGATGAACTAAACCGCATACTACCGTAAGCTGATTTGGGCATCTGGTCGGTATAAAGCCAATCACCTCAGATTGAATCGGACGAATGTAAGATCCATCAGCCGCAAACGTGTATAAAGTATGGTTGTCGATTGACACACGGAGATCCCATATGCTTGCCGCATTAACTGGCGATACGTGATGAGAGCTGGGTGGCACAGCGATGCAGGGCAACTTACCAACGTTGAATGCCGCCCATTTGGATGCGGGTTAACTTGGAATACTTCCAGCTCAGTAGTGGTATTCTATATTCATTACCGTGAGCAAGTCCAGTAAGAACCCCTAATTTATGTCTATTACCTTGCACCCATAAAAGATTTCAGGTTTTACTGAGTTAGGGTCTCCCCCGTAAGGAAACACTTTAGTGTTGTTGGGAAATGCGCAACTATTGAAGCGATTAGTGATTATGGTAGTAAAATACCGAGCATCAGCAGGCCTACCCCTTATCCGTTGCCTTTCCGACAGTTGGGTTTACCACCGGATCTAATATTTGACGACTCGGGCACACAACTTGTCTAAATTCTGAGAGTCAGCGCTTTCTTGGATGCTTAGAAGATGGATCCCATGCATACCCCTTTCCATTAATCAAGATACTGAAGCGGTGCCTGTCAGAGAGACTGGAGTCTATCGATATGGTTGGGCGACTTACTCATCCAGACACAAAGGCTCAACCATGGTACGTTTCCATCTAAGTGTGATATTAGTGTTTGCCTATCTAAGCCTATTATATGTGCTCACTCTTCCATGTATTCATCGGCAGTCTTGTGTTTCCAGTCATATATGAACAACTTGTGTGGATTGCGCTCAGCAACCTTCATGGCGGCAATATCTGCAGCATCACTAGAAATGAGACCGAAAGGATTTTGGCGACCAGGCTTGGGGCGGAGATAAATGTCTCCACGAAGACCGTCATCCACTTGTAGGTGTTGATGAGAATGGTACCAGTGGTATCCCATTTGAGTCGCGGTCCAGTTGTATACGAAGGATTTACCGATAGGGATGGGGTACTGAGTGATACCAGGGACACCGTCCGACCTGAGGAATATGTCGTCAAGTTTATTTCTGTTGAAAATCCTTCTTATATAGCTAACTCACCATGGAGTTCCGAGCTGCTCGATACTGCGCACAGATGGTTAGGTATATCTATAACTCAGTGTTTAATATGTAAATAGACATACCCGTGCCAGCTGTAGAAACACAATTTAGTACTAAAAGGATACGAACGTAAGTAAATGACGTACTGGATAGTAATGGGCTCATCCCCCTTGTTAATCACGTTGATGCTCAGTTGATCACCTTCGTCGGCGACGATAGTGGGGCCTGGAGTTGTACCTGAAACTGCACTCAGTTGATCTGTAGATCGATTCTCTGTCAAAACGTACCGTTTACCAACCAGGCCCTCCGAGACACACCGTCAGGTGCAATAGTGGAATGGGTGACAACGAGAGTGTATTGTCGCAAAACAGCCTCGACCTTTGCGGCCATGAGTGCTGCCGCTAACAATGAAGTACCAAACCTCATATTTATAGCAATCCTAGTATGCAGTACTGAAGAAATGGGATGAGGATGATAATGAACGACATTCGCGAAGGGTTATATACTAAAAGGGAGTACAGAGAAATACGAGGCTTCATCCTATGTGCGTACCGCCAGGAACTGGCCGATGCTCTAAGTGGCCGGATGGCGTGAGACGACTATTCTGCAGTGTCTATCGACCATACGGCTATATACCTGATTGATATGAATTCCGCGCGATTTGAGCTTAATAGCCGGGCGCGTATAATGTAACGGCAGATTACGCGCTTAGCAATGATGGACGCTCGGTCTCGCAAACAGATCTGTACAAGCACTGGGAGAagaaacaaaacaaaactaGAACACCTTTCGTATAGCGGGAACGGGTCGGAAGCGCGCCTCTAGGATGCATGCAATATCATAGCTTAGGAGTATCAGAAAGACAACGCATATTCATCCCACAGGAGCACACTCGCTGTATATGTCCACGGAAAGGAATTACATACGTACCCATTATAGAAATACTGCCAAGAAAAATATCAACCTGGCCCCGGAATCCGGCTGATACGGACAAGGAATTCCGCCCAGACCAAGGATCCAGAAAAAGAATCTGATGTAAAAATGATAGGCGCCACTTACTTGGGTTATTCAAGCAGAGTCATTAGATGAAATGATGTCGATACATGGGCACAGCAGGGACGCGGCCTGTATGATGAATCGCGTTGCGATATTCTCACGAGAAGAAACTCCGGGTTCGCCGGCTTCAGAGGTTCATGCGGGACAATGAGTTATGGCGGTGAGGTATCGCTATTTTATTTCCATATTATAATTGTTTGCAGCCTTCATATCAGAGATATGGCGATAACATGTCAGACGGGTGGCCCATCATCGAGGTGGGTCATGGGAGGAAGGCAAAAGACTCGACAACAAGTGATGTGCTAGTGACCAGAAGTGGCAGAAATTGCGGTTATAATTAAGGTCTTCGTTAGGTACTCCCACATCCAAACTGGGTGAATTTCTTCTGCGTACATTTCATTATTTATATGCGTCAATATCGTGCTTTGTTTAGAACACAAAAAATCCTATTGTAGTTGTATTGGTGCCGAGTCCTCTGGTAGACTACAAAAACATAAGTCTCGATATAAGCATTACTTCGGCTTCACATTGAAGAATAAAGGATATTTCGTCCGTTGAATATATCACTTTGAGGTAGTCCATCTGAAAGAAAATGTATTTGAATTTTTTTTGATACTTCCGAATAGACTTTCAACAAGTGCACGAAATCGCCTCTGTAAGGGGACAATATGCTGGAATATCGTACGCTGTTTTCAGTTACATTTGGCATAAAATGCGTCATGATTCATACcgatttttagcattcatcCTGAAGAATACCCATTCGTCAGTTCATTGACAGTTCAAATCGTGCCAAAAGTGGTTATTTTTTCAAGGCTTGTACTAAATCTTAGTATTTTGCCCGCATACAGTGTCAACTATCGAATTAATACCCTCGAACAAAAAATATAATTACGAGGATACATACTCAAACACAAGCAAGCCCGATCTCTAGATCACCGGTCCATGAGATTGATCACCGGAGCGCCTGATCCCCGGGAGGATCCAAATCCCGGACTCCGGGTCAACAGTAATACACCGACCAGCCGGCTAAATGTTATGTATGCATGTGATGATGGTCGCTTTGGTCACGGATGTGACATTCAGGCGGTATGACGAGTTCACTGACTCAACCCTCGACCGACGAAGTCGGCGCAGATACCATAAATAATAGATCCACTCGATTAACTGAGAACATTACTTGGGGGGCGTACCTCCCGTGACCCGGCTTATTCGTTGGTACTCTGGATCGCCTAGCACGAAAAGCCTAAGAAGCTACTCTGCAGGTAAGAGAGAAAAATAGGATATTGGGCAGTTTGAGCACAAGCAATGATTTGATCATGGGATTGCGCTTATAGTCATGTTGCTCTATCTTGGTGAGTTTCAGAGCTCAAAAATTCAAAACATGGAGATATAATTCCATCTTGCCCTTCATTCGTATTCCAAACATTTAAGCTCACGACTACAAAGATGATTATGATACCAGGAGATTAGTATAAGCACAATTTCAAAGTATTACTTGTGCTCGAGCTATCTATCAGTACTTTAACGCCGAACGCCTGTCCATGATTCAAGGATCCCGATGTCATGGCGAGAGGATTCGATGCGTTAGAGCTATAGCATGGGCACTATGAGGGAAAACACATCAGTGCCACCATCAATCATCGAGTTCTTAGGTCCATTGCAATGTAACCCTGCGTGACATTCAAATATACAAAGAACCTGCGTATGTCCAAGATACCACAATACCATACGGGCTATGAAATAGAACCTTGAATAACACAATAATCCATATCTTCACAAGTGAAAAAACTACCGCCCATGGGCCACAATTTTGCTCCTTGGGACGACACGGTCAACGAGCAAGCATGATTGAAGGCTTCAAGTTCAATCTACCAGACGCACAACGCTTTATAAACCCAGGAAATGGAAAGCTTTACAGTGTAAAACATAATTCACCTAATGTTCTACACAAAGTCCTCCGATGGCTAAATGTTTCGACAAACACGAGATTCAAAGGAAATGAATGATATGACATTAGACTGTATGCTAATATGATGGACTCTGTTGCGTGTAATACGAATAGGAGAAGCTCGCTTTATAATTTAGGTAACGTCGGCTAACGTTGGCTGCCTCCGATCCGGGAGGAAATCATGCCGCAGGCAGACCGAGCGTACATACTTGCCAAAGTTGGTCGTTGCTGTAATCCACCCACGGATGCAAAAGAACGTGACGTTTACTTGCAAATAGACGTTGCGCCCGGTGAGCCTATATTTCACAATGACAACAAAACGCCTCGAGTCATGACGGAGAGCACGAAAGCGCGAACTTGCCTAGGGATGATGTTCATGTGCGCAGAGTTGTAATGAGAGTCACTTGGCATTACCTACGTCAGTGAGCTCGAGGTCGCTCGTCAGCTGTTCTAATTTAATATCACGATCGGGGCAGAGCAAAGGCCGACGAAAGTTGGAGCCACATTTATTTCAGAGCCACAGGTCTCGGCAAGCGTTTGCACAGTCGGGACTCTTGACCCACAGTATGGGAAGACACTAGCCGAGCTTATAAATCAATAGTAAAGTAGTGGAACATGCAGCTTTTCAATACAAAGTctgcaggtcaagagtccCGACTGTATTCGTTCAACAGCGAGTCACTATCACACAGGAAAGCACAGTTGAATGGCCATAGAAACGTGCCTCGTATTTAgcaggtggctacatatacCAACGTCCAGACCGATGACACAGCCTACGTCATTACACATGAACAAGTCGTACGAGTAACCGCCGCGTTTCAGAACAAGTCAAGTGATGCGCGGGCGGATCAAATGCCCGCCACACAGCGCCCTTTATTTCAGATAAAGCGCCATTAGTAGCCAGAAACCATATTGGTCAGCAGGTCACTTTAGTCGTAAAGAGAAGCAGCAATGGTGTCTGGGGTCTCGCGCTGCGCACGCGTCGAAGGAACAGAAGCAAGGGTCAGTAGATAGGGGGCGCCACCCTAGAACGGGGCCGATTGTCCATAGAGTATAGGGGGCCATGGGTGCTTCGTGTTTTGGTCGTATGGAATAGGAAGACGAAGAGTGGGCAAGTGGGGGGTCGAAGGGGGTAGAAGAAATACGTGTCCCAAGGGAGTTGAAATATTGAAATTGCGTGATGTGCGCTATCTAGGATAACTAGGTTGTTCCGAAAATGGCGCAAAGGTGGGCTTGGAAGTAGCCGGGGATGGGCCGATAAACCGGTGTGTGGGAATAAGCTGCGGAAGCAGAGGCACCCTGATTAGGACAAGTGTTCAGTGCAAGAGATACGAACTTCCTAGGATGCATACAGGTCTCATTAGGCTGAGTGTCGGTCGCATTTAACATGGGTCCAAACGGCGTAAAGAACATGGGAGTTTTGTGGTAAGGTTTATATCTACTAGATCTATGCAGATGAAAAGGACTAATATGGAAAGGATCTACGAAGAACCAGATCGATAAAGGTGGTACGAACCGACGGCATCGAGGAATCGGAATGGGGTAAGCGATCGAACGCTAGACAGCGATTGGGCATGGAATGACGCGGGGGTCGTGTGCGCGTCGGGGCGGGCATTGTTTAAGGTGGATAGACGCGGGGTGATCGAGGGAATGATGGGTGAGTCAGTGTATGCAGCACATGATTCAGCACCGGCCGGGGAAGACTAGGCGAGGGGCAGACGATTCCCGAATGGTCGTTGAAATCAGTGGGCGATGTTCAAGATGGGACAGCACGAGAGGCAGAGAGAGGCGGATGTAGAGTGATCCATGTCCAAGCTATCAACGGACATAAGGGAATAGCGATAGGGGGATGGGGACAATTATGTACAACTGGGCGAAAAGCGGGGGAAGTGGGCCGAGGAAACCGGTTTGGGAATTAAGGGGGGGCTGAGAGATAAGGCGGCGTGGGCTCGTGCGAGGAGACACAGCCACCGTGCGGGGAAGATATAGACTGGGGCGGGTTGAGGGAGAGACGACATCCGACCACGACCATGAAGTCGCTACGTTCTGCCGCTCTCCTTTCCATTGCCTTCCTGGCGTCGGCTACTGCCCACTCGACGCGCAAGTCGCTCAACTTTGGGCCTCGCCACCCCACTGCCCGCTATGTGACCGAGCCACAGGTCACTTCGACATTCATGGCCACCTCGACCGACCCATATGACGTGGCCAAGTCGTTCCTTTCTGCCTATACCACCTCGGATTACTTCATCCGCGAGGACTCGTACACTGACCGCAACACGGGCGTCACACACGTCTATGTCCGCCAAAAGGTCGATGGCCTCGAGGTCGCAGATGGCGACATGAACTTGAACATTCGCGACGGCCGTGTCCTCAGCTACGGTGACTCGGTGGGTATTTTATTCTGTTTTTTCCGACCCGTTGCTGACGACTTTGTAGTTTTACCGAGGTGCCGCCCCTGCCTCATTTGACAAGCAGCCGTCAACATCACATGCCACTCACTGCGCTGATTTGGCCGCACAGAAGATGGCCGTCTCTGGAGGCGACCGCCAGATGGTCTTTGCCGAGCTCTCTGCCACTGACGACGAGCTCTATACCCACAACTGCGCTCGCCCACTGGCTGCCGTTCAAGAGGCCCTCACTGCCAACGGCAATGGCGACTCGCACGATCCTCGCCGCGCCGCTCTCTACTTTATGATTGCCGCCCACGCCGACCAAGCTACTGTCGATAACCTCACTCGTGACTTTGACAAGCACATTAGCCGCATGACCGTTGCCCAAGAAACTCACTTTGTGGGCAACGATGCTCACCCCACGGCCATTATTTCTGGTCTCCCTGGTTCCGTCAGCCCTGTCAAGGCCCGCGTCGTCTATGTTCAGTCCCCCACCGAGGACAACGAGACTGAGCTCCATGCAGTCTGGCGCATGGAGGTCGAGATGCAAGACAACTGGTACGAGGCTTATGTCTCGGCTTCTGACCCCTCGACCATTGTCTCGGTTATCGACTGGGCTTCCGACTCGCCTGTCCCCACCGCTGGTGGCAAGCTCAACGCTCTCGAGGCCAAGCTCGCTACGGGTCATGTGTCGAGTGAAGACAAGCCCGGTTCCTACAAGGTCTGGAAATGGGGTTTCAACGATCCAGAAAGCGGCGATCGTTCCGTCGAGGAGGCCTGGCATGACAAGATTGCGTCTCCCCTTGGTTGGCATACCATTTCAAAGAAGAATAACCCCGCCGGCAGCCCTGCTTGGCTTGGCAAACACGATAAGCATGGCGACGATCAGACTTATCTGAACTTTACTACCACCTGGGGTAACAACGTACGTATTTACGTCTGACCGATAAGACATTCATATTGACAAATCTATAGGTATTTGCTCACGAGAACTGGGAGGGCCGCAACAACTGGATCAATAACTATCGCCCCGATGCTGGTCCTGGCCTCAATTTCGAGTTCAAGTACGACCCCAAGACTGGTCTCGATGAGTCTCCCGCCCAGTCTCCCAAGGACTACATCGATCTCTCGGTTACCCAACTTTTCTATACCAGTAACATGGTTCACGACCTTTACTATCGCTATGGCTTTGACGAGGTTTCCGGGAACTTCCAGCAAGACAACTATGGCCGTGGTGGCAAGGAGGGTGATGGTGTCATTGCCAACTCTCAGGATGGTAGcggttacaacaacgctaaCTTTATGACCGTAAGTTCACTTTCCCTTTACGACTATTTTTTTCTGACGTTTTCCCTAGCCCCCCGATGGTCAAAATGGTCGCTGCCGTATGTACGTCTGGAACACTGCCTCTCCCTACCGCGATGGCGATCTCGAAGCCGGCATCGTTATCCACGAGCTTACCCATGGACTTTCCACTCGTCTGACTGGCGGTCCTGCCAACTCGGGCTGCTTGGGCTGGGGCGAGAGTGGAGGCATGGGTGAAGGCTGGGGTGACTTCCTCGCAACCACGATCCGTAGCACCAAGGACTACAAGGACTTTGCTATGGGTAGCTGGGCTGCCAACCAAGTCAAGGGTATCCGCAACTATGTCTATTCTACGGTGAGTCGCGAGCTAGTTATCGGGCCGCACATGTACTGATTTGTCGACAGAACATCACCGTCAACCCCTCGACATACAAGACTCTCGATAAGCCAGGCTATTGGGGTGTTGTAAGTcctgatttgtcagcatcccCGCGCCGAGCTAATTTAATTCCTCTAGCACGCCATTGGTGAGGTTTGGGCCGAAATCCTTTGGGTGGTATCCCAGCGCATGATTGCCAAGCACGGTTACTCCGAGACCCTCTTCCCACCTCAGCCTCTCGAGGATGGCACTATTCCCATTGGCGATTTCTACCAACCTCAAGTTATGGGCAAGCCGCTCGTTCCCAAACATGGTAACACCTTGATGGTCCAGTACGTGAATCTCTTTCTACCACTTGTTGCGATGCTGATTATTGCCCAGACTTGTCATTGCAGCGATGAAGTTGCAGCCTTGCCGACCCACTTTCTTCGACGCCCGTGACGCCATCATCCAGGCCGACGAGCTCTTGACCGGTGGCGAGAACTTCTGCGAGCTTTGGGCTGGCTTTGGCTCTCGTGGCTTGGGTACCGATGCCTCGCTCCGCGGTCAAACCCCATGGGGTGGAGGAGTGCACACTGACGGCTTCAAACTTCCTGCCAAGTGCAAGTCTCATGAGTAGACACGCATTTATTATTTGCATTACATTCAAGGAGTTGTACGATTATCTCTCACGCTGTTGTTCTTGATTTAATTATTTTCGCATTGTTTTTTTTGTTATAATCGACTACGTGTCACGAGATGTGATGAGATGTAGATAGTTCACGGCTTTATATGACATACTAGCTGACTTCGTTGTTGCGTGATCATGCATCGAGCCGCATGAGAGCCGCCAGACTATGAGATGTCTTGACTAGATTTGATCTCATTACAATCACCACTACTAAGAAAGGGATGGATGAAAATCACCAGCAGGGTGAGACGGCCCAACTGTGGCTCACTTGGTCATGTGGCTAGTGCGCAATACTATACAACTTGAATGCATTCGGTTTGAGTTTTCAGTGCCTATGACCGTATTTCTCGGTTATTTGAAGTATATCTATGGGAGGCAGAATGAATCGCACCCTGCAATGGGCCGTCTTGTCACCCCATGGGTGCATTTCATTCTTCTATTTTGTTTTATTACTCACAAATTGTATCCTTTTGACCATAAAGTGTTGCGCCACAATCCTCTTGCGCACACGTG
This window harbors:
- a CDS encoding extracellular metalloproteinase MEP codes for the protein MKSLRSAALLSIAFLASATAHSTRKSLNFGPRHPTARYVTEPQVTSTFMATSTDPYDVAKSFLSAYTTSDYFIREDSYTDRNTGVTHVYVRQKVDGLEVADGDMNLNIRDGRVLSYGDSFYRGAAPASFDKQPSTSHATHCADLAAQKMAVSGGDRQMVFAELSATDDELYTHNCARPLAAVQEALTANGNGDSHDPRRAALYFMIAAHADQATVDNLTRDFDKHISRMTVAQETHFVGNDAHPTAIISGLPGSVSPVKARVVYVQSPTEDNETELHAVWRMEVEMQDNWYEAYVSASDPSTIVSVIDWASDSPVPTAGGKLNALEAKLATGHVSSEDKPGSYKVWKWGFNDPESGDRSVEEAWHDKIASPLGWHTISKKNNPAGSPAWLGKHDKHGDDQTYLNFTTTWGNNVFAHENWEGRNNWINNYRPDAGPGLNFEFKYDPKTGLDESPAQSPKDYIDLSVTQLFYTSNMVHDLYYRYGFDEVSGNFQQDNYGRGGKEGDGVIANSQDGSGYNNANFMTPPDGQNGRCRMYVWNTASPYRDGDLEAGIVIHELTHGLSTRLTGGPANSGCLGWGESGGMGEGWGDFLATTIRSTKDYKDFAMGSWAANQVKGIRNYVYSTNITVNPSTYKTLDKPGYWGVHAIGEVWAEILWVVSQRMIAKHGYSETLFPPQPLEDGTIPIGDFYQPQVMGKPLVPKHGNTLMVQLVIAAMKLQPCRPTFFDARDAIIQADELLTGGENFCELWAGFGSRGLGTDASLRGQTPWGGGVHTDGFKLPAKCKSHE
- a CDS encoding Multicopper oxidase, yielding MAAKVEAVLRQYTLVVTHSTIAPDGVSRRAWLVNGTTPGPTIVADEGDQLSINVINKGDEPITIHWHGIEQLGTPWSDGVPGITQYPIPIGKSFVYNWTATQMGYHWYHSHQHLQVDDGLRGDIYLRPKPGRQNPFGLISSDAADIAAMKVAERNPHKLFIYDWKHKTADEYMEEWKRTMVEPLCLDDILINGKGQVVCPSRQILDPVVNPTVGKATDKGCAFPNNTKVFPYGGDPNSVKPEIFYGCKNTTTELELPCIAVPPSSHHVSPVNAASIWDLRVSIDNHTLYTFAADGSYIRPIQSEFIGIPIGERFQFFIKLDKPLKDYTVRVAASVLPQRLSGYAVLQYNAKAPVKRDMLRTETPTRVKRTVYTTPHPKNPYIDYAGQAIGSARELNPIDIKPFPANPPPKPSPDQIVTIRLDAERTSELGWFLNNKTWTELPDSATPVLFDYNQGNAIDSHLKFTTLKGQYVDVIMVVTSGNPSLHPPHPIHKHGVKAWFLGWGSGGFPYKTVAEAQAAGLPGLNLVDPQYRDTFVTPPGLGGQNWIAFRFQSTDPGPMFMHCHIDPHLAVGMAVVLLEGIDQWPKTPSYYTSQH